In a genomic window of Gammaproteobacteria bacterium:
- a CDS encoding conserved hypothetical protein (Evidence 4 : Unknown function but conserved in other organisms), which produces MSKIQEIGDRLFIVFQEGMLSGNNHRSKKPSIKELEPVARATLERLYIEADTECKKHRLWIIGRARVILYLQQKMIAAGYPVSLVRQVLFAMLISAFVRQPS; this is translated from the coding sequence GTGAGTAAAATTCAAGAGATTGGTGATAGATTATTTATTGTATTTCAGGAAGGGATGTTGTCAGGAAATAACCATCGAAGTAAAAAACCATCGATTAAGGAATTAGAGCCAGTAGCCAGAGCGACCCTGGAAAGGCTCTATATTGAGGCGGATACGGAATGCAAAAAGCATCGTCTGTGGATAATTGGACGAGCGCGAGTGATTCTGTATCTACAACAAAAAATGATCGCGGCCGGTTATCCGGTTTCTTTGGTAAGACAAGTTCTTTTCGCTATGCTGATTTCTGCTTTTGTACGTCAACCTTCCTAA
- a CDS encoding MSHA pilin protein MshA, protein MLYKEKGFTLIELVMVIVILGILAATALPKFVDLKGDAESAALKGVAGAVSAAFSTNFAGQVLNTAKGVAVSGSTVNVSAAANSVMQGSMPTNYTATAGASTVACGTGNSVGIAVPITISNSTLTGGTTTASATLICTG, encoded by the coding sequence ATGTTATATAAAGAGAAAGGCTTTACCTTAATTGAATTGGTCATGGTAATCGTAATTCTTGGCATCCTGGCGGCAACCGCCTTGCCAAAATTTGTTGACCTCAAGGGTGATGCGGAAAGTGCTGCCCTAAAGGGAGTCGCTGGTGCGGTCTCGGCGGCTTTTTCAACCAATTTTGCGGGACAGGTTTTGAATACAGCGAAAGGTGTCGCTGTATCAGGTTCTACAGTGAATGTAAGTGCAGCTGCTAATAGTGTAATGCAGGGAAGTATGCCAACCAACTATACAGCAACTGCTGGTGCGAGTACGGTCGCATGTGGTACAGGCAATTCTGTTGGTATTGCGGTACCAATTACCATCTCCAATAGTACATTAACCGGAGGTACAACTACCGCTTCGGCGACTTTGATATGCACTGGTTAA
- the yihA gene encoding GTP-binding protein YihA gives MKPAYRRACFLTGAHEFAQLPPDDGVEVAFAGRSNVGKSSVINAITGIGGLARASRTPGRTQQINFFTLDEGHRLVDLPGYGYAQVPPALQRHWKGLLERYLKARRSLRGVVVVMDSRHPLKELDQNMLNWCAVIPMPVHILLTKADKLSHAEALTNLQTVKALLARDNHGETVQLFSATRGLGLDEVYVRLDNWLK, from the coding sequence ATGAAACCCGCCTATCGTCGTGCTTGTTTTCTTACCGGTGCCCACGAATTTGCCCAGCTTCCGCCCGATGATGGTGTAGAAGTGGCCTTCGCTGGGCGTTCCAATGTTGGGAAGTCCAGTGTCATTAACGCGATTACGGGAATTGGCGGACTGGCTCGCGCCAGCCGTACACCCGGACGAACGCAGCAAATCAATTTTTTTACCCTGGATGAAGGACATCGCCTGGTGGACCTGCCGGGATACGGTTACGCCCAAGTCCCACCCGCCCTGCAACGCCACTGGAAAGGGTTGCTGGAGCGTTACCTAAAAGCACGGCGCAGCCTGCGAGGAGTCGTGGTGGTAATGGACTCACGTCATCCATTAAAAGAATTAGATCAAAATATGTTAAACTGGTGTGCGGTTATTCCTATGCCGGTACATATCCTCCTTACCAAAGCGGATAAACTGAGTCATGCCGAAGCTCTTACGAATTTACAAACTGTAAAAGCCTTGCTTGCCCGTGACAACCACGGCGAGACGGTACAATTGTTTTCCGCCACGCGCGGCCTGGGACTAGATGAAGTATATGTGCGACTGGATAATTGGCTAAAATAG
- a CDS encoding Thiol:disulfide interchange protein — protein MKKFATWLVSLLWFVSMLSFAVELPARALEEGFDYQNIIPPVPPHNKVSGRVEVVEMFWYGCPHCLHFEPILKKWVRGRPANVDFIRVPAIFHDSWEPLARAFYTAESLGIADRIHDPLFKAVQEDHRKLDTIETISDFFFEQGVARNDFNSAYSSFSVETRIRRARDLTKRYGIDGVPTIIVNGKYRTSGTLTGGLEKIPPIIDALIQKELAVETP, from the coding sequence ATGAAAAAATTTGCCACCTGGCTGGTAAGTCTATTATGGTTCGTTTCAATGCTATCCTTTGCCGTTGAACTCCCAGCTCGCGCGCTTGAGGAAGGCTTCGATTACCAAAACATTATTCCACCCGTGCCTCCACACAACAAAGTTTCTGGTCGTGTTGAGGTCGTGGAAATGTTTTGGTATGGCTGCCCCCACTGCCTCCATTTTGAACCCATTCTTAAAAAATGGGTGCGTGGCCGTCCGGCTAATGTCGATTTTATCCGGGTTCCCGCCATTTTTCATGACTCCTGGGAACCACTGGCACGAGCATTTTACACTGCGGAATCGTTGGGAATTGCAGATCGCATTCATGATCCCCTCTTCAAGGCGGTGCAGGAAGATCACCGCAAATTAGATACCATTGAAACTATCAGTGATTTCTTTTTTGAACAAGGGGTTGCCCGTAATGACTTTAATAGTGCCTATTCTTCTTTCAGCGTGGAAACTCGGATTCGCCGCGCTAGGGATTTAACCAAACGTTATGGAATTGATGGCGTACCGACGATCATTGTTAATGGAAAATATCGAACCAGTGGAACCCTTACCGGGGGACTGGAAAAAATACCTCCGATTATCGACGCGCTGATTCAAAAAGAATTAGCGGTGGAAACTCCCTGA